The nucleotide window CGCGGGCGTTTTCCAGCGATTCGGCGATGCGCTCGGCCTGGTCCGCCGCCACCTGGATATTGCGGCGCAGCTCGTCGATGCGGCTGGCCAGGTTGCGCTCGGCAAACAGCGCCTCCTGCGCGGCGCGCTCCAGGTCGCGCAACTGGTGGCGCGCGCCGGAGAGCTTGCTGTCCAGCGCCTCGAAGGCCATCTGCTGGTCTTCATGGGTAGCCTGCATCTCGGCCAGCGCGGCGTCGTGCTGCTCGAAGCTGGCTTCGGATTCGGCGCGGATGGCGCGCTGCTCTTCGATCTGCGCGTGGATCTCTTCCAGTTCCTCGCGGATCTGCCCGCTGCGGGCGGCATAGCGTTCCATCGCCTGCGACAGCTTGAGCACGTCCATCTGCAGCGCATGCACGCGGCGGGTGGCCTGCTCGGCGCGCGCACGCGCTTCGCCAAGGGCCTGGCTGGCCTGCGTATAGGCGGCTTCGGCGCGCACTGCCTCGGTTTTGGCTTCGTCGGACAGCAGCATTTGCGCGCGCGCCTGCTTCTGCAGGTTTTCGATTTCCTGCTCGCGCGCGAGCATGCCGGCCTGCTCGGAATCGGCGGCGTAGATCTGGATCGCGTTGCGGCCCACCAGATGGCCTTCGGCCACCACGAACGAGGCGCCGTCGGGCAGCGTGTGGCGCGCGGCCAGCGCCTGCGCCATGTCGGTGGCGACATAGACGTCGGCCAGCCAGTCCTGCATCACCGCGCGGATGCCCGGCTCGGTGATCTGCACCAGCGCCATCAGCGGGCGCAGGCCGGCAGGCGTTTCCAGCGGACGCGCGGCCGGCGGCGGCGAGTAGAACGCCAGCTTGGCCGGCGGCGCGTCGGACAGGAAGGCCTTGACCCAGTCCAGGTTGGAGACTTCCAGCGCGTTCAGCTTCTCGCGCAGCACGGACTCGAGCGCGTTTTCCCAGCCCGGCTCGATATGGACCTTCTTCCACAGCCGCGGCAGCTCGGCCAGTTCATGTTTGGCGAGCCAGGGCTGCACCTTGCCGTCGGTCTGCACGTTCTCCTGCAGCTGGCGCAGCGCCGACAGGCGCGCCTCGAGCGTGGCGATGGCGGCGGCTTCGCTGTGCACGCGCGCCTGCGCGGCGCGGCGCGCCTCGTCCAGGCGCGGCACGTTCTCTTCGGCGTCGGCCAGCACGGCCTGGGCTTCCTCGACCAGCGCCTCCTGTTCGGCCAGTTCGGCGCGGGCCTGCTCCAGCCGGGTTTCGTCGGGGCGGTCCAGGCCCTTGTCTTCGGCCGACAGCCGTTCGCGGCGCTGTTCCAGCTGCTGCAGCATCTGGTCGGCGCTGCGCTGCTGCGCGGCTTCCAGCTTCAGCGCCTGCTCGGCCTGCATGATGCCGGCGCGCTGCTCGTTGAGCAGCTGCTGGGCGTCGCGCCACTGCGCCTCCAGCGTCGGCAGCTCGTCGTTCTGCTGCGCCACGGCCTCTTGCGCCTCGACCGTGCGGCCTTCGGCCACGGCCAGGTTTTCCTCGGCCTGCGCGAGTTCGTCGGTGGCCTGCCCGGCCTTGCCCTGCCATTGCTCGCGCTGCGCGGTCAGCGCGGCGATCTGGGCCTGCACGCGGTTGCGCGATTCCACCACGTAGCGGATCTCGGCTTCCAGCTTGCTGACCTCGGCATTGGCCTCGTACAGCGCGCCCTGCGCGGCGTGCATGCCGTCGGACGCGGCGTAGTGCGCGGCGCGCAGCGTTTCCAGCTCGGCCTCGACATGGCGCAGCTGCGCGGTCTGCGCTTCCAGGTCGATCTGGGCCTGCTCGATGGCGCGCTGGTGGCGCTCCTGCTCCTGCTGGGCCTCGCGCTTGCGCAGCAGCCACAGCAGGTGCTGCTTCTCTTCGCCGTCGGCCTGCAGCGTCTTGAAGCGCTGCGCCACTTCGGCCTGGCCTTCGAGCTTCTCGAGGTTGCTGCCGAGTTCGCGCAGGATGTCTTCGACGCGGGTCAGGTTCTCGCGCGTGTCCGACAGCCGGTTCTCGGTCTCGCGGCGGCGCTCCTTGTACTTGGACACGCCCGCCGCCTCTTCCAGGAAGATGCGCATGTCGTCGGGCTTGGCCTCGATGATGCGCGAGATCATGCCCTGGCCGATGATGGCGTAGGCGCGCGGGCCCAGGCCCGTGCCGAGGAAGATGTCCTGGATATCGCGCCGGCGCACCGGCTGGTTATTGATGTAGTAGGACGAGGTGCCGTCGCGGGTCAGCACCCGCTTGACCGCGACTTCGGCGTACTGGCTCCACTGGCCGGCGGCGCGGCCTTCGGCGTTGTCGAACACCAGCTCGACGCTGGCGCGGCCGGCCTGCTTGCGCGCGGTGGAGCCGTTGAAGATGACGTCCTGCATGGATTCGCCACGCAGTTCAGATGCGCGTGACTCGCCCAGCACCCAGCGCACCGCATCGATGATGTTGGATTTGCCGCAGCCGTTGGGACCGACGATGCCGACCAGTTGGCCCGGCACCTGGAAATTGGTGGGATCGACGAATGACTTGAAGCCCGCCAGCTTGATCGAGGATAGTCGCACGGTTTCTCGTGTGGTATCGGCCACTCCGGCAGGAAAGCGGGGGCGGCCTGGTATCGGGTTTCGGGGCTATTGCTCGGTTCAGGAAAGCCGGGCTGCGCGGGAACCGGCGCGGCGTGACGCCAGCACCTCAAAACACCCCTCCAGCCCGAGAATTGGGGCTAATCATACCATCGCAGATGCCTTCGCCGGCCCGTTTGGGGGGTACCGAGGGCTGGCGCCGCCAGACGGAATTCCTTTGTGTTTCCGCCCCTTACAAGCGGTTTCGCAAGCACTTTGGCAAACCGGCGTGGGCAGCGCGCCACGTCTGCGGGGTGATGTCCAGGAAACTAACTAGGGTAAATGCTAGTCTCTGCTCTGTCGGCGTGATGCCGGATACGCTCCGGCACCCACGCACCATGAACGCCCCTCGCGCCGCCTTTCGTCACCTTCGGCCAACCAGGAGGACAGAGCATGAGTGAACCGTCAGCGGCCGCCCGGCCGTGGTCTGTCAGCGACATCGACTACCAGGCGATCGACGTGGCACGCGTACGCGGCGACCGCGATCTTTTCTACCTGCTGGTATCGGCCTCGTTCATCGAGAGCGGCTCCGATACCTATGCAGGCAACCTTGCCACCTATTACGCCCGCGTGCCCGAGGCCGCCGGCTGGCTCGCCGAGCACTGGGAAGCCGAGGAACTGCAGCACGGCCTGGCGCTGCGGCGCTATGTCGAGCAGGTCTGGCCGGAATTCGACTGGGAACGCGGCTACGCGCGCTTCTTCGCCGAGTACAGCCAGACCTGCTCGATCGACCAGTTCGAGCCCACCGAGGCGCTGGAGATGGCGGCCCGCTGCGTGGTCGAGACCGGCACCGCGGCGTACTACCGGGCGCTCGAGCAGGCCAGCGACGAACCGGTGCTGCGCGACCTGACGCGGCGCATCTCCAACGACGAGGTGCGGCACTACAAGCACTTCTATCGTTTCTTCAACCGCTTCGCGGAGGCCGAGCGCCTGGGCCGGCTGCGCGTGCTGGGCGCGCTGGCGCGCCGGCTGCTGGAGATAAAAAACGAAGACGCCGCGATCGCGCTGCGCAACGTGCTGCGCATGGAGCGCGGCGTCGAGTCGGTCCCGGAGGCCGAGGTGCGCGCGCTCAATACGCGCGTGTCAGGCGTGATCCGCCGCAACATCCCGATCGAGATGACCGTGAAGATGCTGCTGCGGCCGCTGCACCTGCACCGCGGCGTGGAGCGCGCAGTGCGGGCGCCGCTGGTGGCGATGGTGTCGCGGGTGATGCTGCACTGAGCCCGTGCCGGGCTAGGGGCAGGCCGCGGACTCGGCGCCGGATGCCTGCGCGGGCGCCGCGCGGCTGCGGTGCACCAGCCCGGACAACGCCCCGGCGGCGATGATGCACAGGCCGCCCGCCGCCTCCTTCCAGCTCAGCACCTCGGTCGCCAGCCACCACGACGACAGCGCGGCGATGACGATCTCGAACAGCATCAGCAGCGACACGCGGTTGGCCGGCAGCCGCTGCAGCCCGTACTGCACCACCGAGTTGCTGACCACCAGCACCGCCGCCAGCCCCAGCACCAGCATGGCGGCGCTGACCTGCGCGCCAGGCACGATCGCCACCGACGGGCCGTCGAGCAGCAGCGCGGCTGGCACGCCGACCACGGTGCAGCCCAGGTAGACCACCACCGTGCGCACGCGCGCGTCGGTGTCCGGAAAGCGCTGCCCGGCGCGGCGCGACAGCACGTTGTTGACGGCAAAGCCCATGCCGCCGACCAGGCCCGACCATTCCGCGGCGGAGCCCGGCAGCGGCACGCCGACCTCCGGCGTCCACAGCATCAGCCCGGCGCCGAACAGCGCCAGCCCCACCAGCGACAGCCCGGCCGCCGACAGGCGCTCGCCCAGGAACACGCGCGCGAACAGCGCAGTCCAGACCGGGGTCAGATAGAACAGCAGCAGCACCCGCATCACATGCCCGTTGACGCTGCCCCAGACAAAGCCGGCGTTGGTCACGCCCGCCGCCAGCCCGATCGCCACGAACAGCCAGTGCGGGCGCAGCCCGCCCAGGTGCCGGCGGAACGCCAGCAGCGACAGCACCGCCGCGACCGCGCTGACCAGCGCCGCGGCATGCATGCCGCCCAGGCCCCAGCCGGCCAGCACGCGGTACGGGAACCAGGCGATGCCCCACACCGAGGCGCCGATCAGGATGGAAAGCGATGACTTGACCGCATGGCGGTCGGCCGGCGCCAGCGGCGCCGAAACGGTATTTGTGCTCATAAAGGGAATCCGTGCGAGGCGAGCCGGGCCGCCGGCCGGTGACAGGCAGGCAGCGTCCGGACGGCGCCGGCGGCATCACCAGGACGTGATGCCCGCCATCCGTGCCGGCGGCCGGCCGCGCGGACCGGGCCGGCGCACGGAAACCCGCGCCGTTCCTCTATAATGCGTCGTTTTAACCGGCCCCCGACTGACACCGTGAATCCGCGCCTCGACCTGCTCCAGCCCTACCCGTTCGAGAAACTGCGGGTGCTCTTTGCGCAAGTAAAGGCTGCCGACAAGCCGGCCATCAGCTTCGGCATTGGTGAACCCAAGCATCCGACGCCTGCATTCATCAAGCAAGCGCTGGCAGAGTCGCTTGCGGGGCTGGCGAATTATCCCACAACGGCCGGCTCCGATGCACTACGGCAGTGCATCGCCAGCTGGCTGGAGCGCCGCTACGGTCTGCCCAGCGTCAACGCCGCGACCGAAGTGCTGCCCGTGACCGGCTCGCGCGAGGCGCTGTTCGCCTTTGCCCAGACCGTGGTCGACGGCACCCGCCCGGGCGCGCTGGTGCTGTGCCCCAACCCGTTCTACCAGATCTACGAAGGCGCGGCATTGCTGGCCGGCGCCACCCCGGTCTTCGCCAACAGCGACCCGGCGCGCAATTTCGCCCCGGCGTTCGACCGCATTGCCGACGAGGTCTGGCAGAAGGTGCAGCTGCTCTTTGTCTGCACCCCCGGCAACCCGACCGGCGCGGTGCTGTCGCTGGAAGACTGGAAGCAGCTGTTCGCGCTGTCGGACCGCTACGGCTTTGTGATCGCCTCGGACGAGTGTTACTCGGAAATCTATTTCGACGAGGGCCGCGCCCCGCTGGGTGCGCTGGAAGCCGCGCACAAGCTGGGCCGCGGCCTTGACCGGCTGGTGATGTTCTCGAGCCTCTCCAAGCGCTCCAACGTGCCGGGCCTGCGCTCCGGCTTCGTCGCCGGCGATGCCGCGCTGCTGAAGAAATTCCTGCTC belongs to Cupriavidus taiwanensis and includes:
- the smc gene encoding chromosome segregation protein SMC, with the protein product MRLSSIKLAGFKSFVDPTNFQVPGQLVGIVGPNGCGKSNIIDAVRWVLGESRASELRGESMQDVIFNGSTARKQAGRASVELVFDNAEGRAAGQWSQYAEVAVKRVLTRDGTSSYYINNQPVRRRDIQDIFLGTGLGPRAYAIIGQGMISRIIEAKPDDMRIFLEEAAGVSKYKERRRETENRLSDTRENLTRVEDILRELGSNLEKLEGQAEVAQRFKTLQADGEEKQHLLWLLRKREAQQEQERHQRAIEQAQIDLEAQTAQLRHVEAELETLRAAHYAASDGMHAAQGALYEANAEVSKLEAEIRYVVESRNRVQAQIAALTAQREQWQGKAGQATDELAQAEENLAVAEGRTVEAQEAVAQQNDELPTLEAQWRDAQQLLNEQRAGIMQAEQALKLEAAQQRSADQMLQQLEQRRERLSAEDKGLDRPDETRLEQARAELAEQEALVEEAQAVLADAEENVPRLDEARRAAQARVHSEAAAIATLEARLSALRQLQENVQTDGKVQPWLAKHELAELPRLWKKVHIEPGWENALESVLREKLNALEVSNLDWVKAFLSDAPPAKLAFYSPPPAARPLETPAGLRPLMALVQITEPGIRAVMQDWLADVYVATDMAQALAARHTLPDGASFVVAEGHLVGRNAIQIYAADSEQAGMLAREQEIENLQKQARAQMLLSDEAKTEAVRAEAAYTQASQALGEARARAEQATRRVHALQMDVLKLSQAMERYAARSGQIREELEEIHAQIEEQRAIRAESEASFEQHDAALAEMQATHEDQQMAFEALDSKLSGARHQLRDLERAAQEALFAERNLASRIDELRRNIQVAADQAERIAESLENARAELETINEQTAHTGLQEALERRAEKEEKLTIARTELDALSAQLRQHDEQRLAAERSLQPLRDRITELQLKEQAARLNQEQFSEQLATAEVDEAALADKLTGDLKPSYLQGEVTRINNAINALGPVNMAALDELAAARERKTFLDAQSADLNDAIGTLEDAIAKIDQETRALLQGTFDQVNHHFGELFPSLFGGGQARLIMTGEEILDAGVQVMAQPPGKKNSTIHLLSGGEKALTAIALVFAMFQLNPAPFCLLDEVDAPLDDANTERYANMVARMSDKTQFVFISHNKIAMEMAHQLIGVTMQEQGVSRIVAVDMDAAVSMAEAA
- a CDS encoding ferritin-like domain-containing protein, with amino-acid sequence MSEPSAAARPWSVSDIDYQAIDVARVRGDRDLFYLLVSASFIESGSDTYAGNLATYYARVPEAAGWLAEHWEAEELQHGLALRRYVEQVWPEFDWERGYARFFAEYSQTCSIDQFEPTEALEMAARCVVETGTAAYYRALEQASDEPVLRDLTRRISNDEVRHYKHFYRFFNRFAEAERLGRLRVLGALARRLLEIKNEDAAIALRNVLRMERGVESVPEAEVRALNTRVSGVIRRNIPIEMTVKMLLRPLHLHRGVERAVRAPLVAMVSRVMLH
- a CDS encoding DMT family transporter — protein: MSTNTVSAPLAPADRHAVKSSLSILIGASVWGIAWFPYRVLAGWGLGGMHAAALVSAVAAVLSLLAFRRHLGGLRPHWLFVAIGLAAGVTNAGFVWGSVNGHVMRVLLLFYLTPVWTALFARVFLGERLSAAGLSLVGLALFGAGLMLWTPEVGVPLPGSAAEWSGLVGGMGFAVNNVLSRRAGQRFPDTDARVRTVVVYLGCTVVGVPAALLLDGPSVAIVPGAQVSAAMLVLGLAAVLVVSNSVVQYGLQRLPANRVSLLMLFEIVIAALSSWWLATEVLSWKEAAGGLCIIAAGALSGLVHRSRAAPAQASGAESAACP
- the dapC gene encoding succinyldiaminopimelate transaminase, with product MNPRLDLLQPYPFEKLRVLFAQVKAADKPAISFGIGEPKHPTPAFIKQALAESLAGLANYPTTAGSDALRQCIASWLERRYGLPSVNAATEVLPVTGSREALFAFAQTVVDGTRPGALVLCPNPFYQIYEGAALLAGATPVFANSDPARNFAPAFDRIADEVWQKVQLLFVCTPGNPTGAVLSLEDWKQLFALSDRYGFVIASDECYSEIYFDEGRAPLGALEAAHKLGRGLDRLVMFSSLSKRSNVPGLRSGFVAGDAALLKKFLLYRTYHGGAMNPAVQSASIAAWNDEAHVRENRAAYVRKFSEVTPMLAEVLDVALPDAGFYLWADVSRTGLSDTEFAARLLAGQNVTVLPGSYLARESDGINPGANRVRMALVATPEECLEGARRIVEFCKSLA